One region of Halomicrobium sp. LC1Hm genomic DNA includes:
- a CDS encoding chemotaxis protein CheD, which produces MKVYDGSQTEQESVGQPERKKVGIAEYAVTTDEAVLTTSGLGSCIGVALYDPDSNTAGLVHVMLPRHDEGEGARAKFADTGVEVLLEEMERAGAQRRSLEAKIAGGSDMLDFSENDSSIGSRNANTVRETLAANDIPILGEDIGGDYGRSLRLEAATGDLVVKSASQGTATL; this is translated from the coding sequence ATGAAAGTGTACGACGGGAGCCAGACGGAACAGGAGTCGGTCGGGCAGCCCGAGCGAAAGAAAGTCGGTATCGCCGAGTACGCGGTGACGACGGACGAGGCGGTGCTGACCACCAGCGGGCTGGGATCCTGTATCGGGGTCGCACTGTACGACCCGGACTCGAACACCGCGGGTCTCGTTCACGTGATGCTGCCACGACACGACGAGGGCGAGGGCGCTCGTGCGAAGTTCGCCGACACCGGCGTCGAGGTGTTACTCGAAGAGATGGAGCGGGCCGGCGCACAGCGTCGCTCTCTGGAGGCGAAGATCGCGGGCGGGAGCGACATGCTCGACTTCTCGGAGAACGACTCCAGCATCGGCTCTCGCAACGCCAACACCGTCCGCGAGACACTCGCGGCGAACGACATCCCGATTCTGGGTGAGGATATCGGCGGCGATTACGGCCGCTCGCTTCGCCTCGAAGCCGCGACTGGCGATCTGGTCGTCAAGAGCGCGAGTCAGGGCACCGCGACGCTGTAG